Within Alphaproteobacteria bacterium, the genomic segment CATGTGCTGTTATAGAGAAAATAACAGGTAAGGCAAAGGCAAAAATATTAAATATATACTCTGCCATATTTAAAATTGCATAATAATATAATCCTATGATGATAAAGACATAAGATTATCAAATTCTTGATCTAACTTTTCAGCAAATTTTACCGGATTTTTTGCAAGTTTCTTTAAACTTTCTTGAAGTCGGATACTGCTTATTTCTGATAATAATGGACACTCGTTCATAATTGCTTTCATTTCATCCATATTACCGTTGCAATGAAGAATAATATCGCAACCTGCTTCAATACTTTTTTTCGTTTTTTCTTCAAATGATCCAGATAAAGCTTTCATAGATAAATCATCAGAAAGCAACAAACCTTGGAACCCTATATATTCTCTAATAATTTTTTGAATAATAATCTTAGATGTTGTAACAGGTTCATTTTGATCTAAAGCTTCAAACATAAGATGGCCTGTCATTGCCCAAGGTACTTCTTGTAAAATTTTAAAAGGTCGAAAATCATATTTTTTTAATTCTTCAATATTTTCTTTAACCATAGGCAAATGATGATGACTATCAACCAAAGCACGCCCATGCCCTGGAATATGTTTCATAATTGGCATAACGCCACAATTCAATAAGGTTTCTGCTTGAACTTTCCCTAATAAAGCTACAGTTTCAGGATCAGAGCCAAAAGAACGGTCGCCAATAACATCACTGGCGCCTGGGAATCTTAAATCAAGAACAGGAGCACAAATAACATTAATTCCCAAAATTAAAACATCCTGGGCCATTAATTGCGTATTTATTTTCAAAGCTTCGCGGGCTAAAGCCTGATTTTGCACATTCATTTTGCTAAAAATTTCAGCTGCAGGTGGATGACGCCAATGAGGGGGACGTAATCTTGCCACCCTTCCACCTTCCTGATCGATTAAAATAGGAACATATCGGTCTGAAACTGTTGCTTTCATTTCTTGAACAAGTTTTTTTACCTGATCAGGATTATCAATATTGCGTGTAAAAATAATAAATCCAAACGGATTATGTTTGTGAAAAAAATCTTTTTCTTGTTCGGTAAGATGATGACCCGAACATCCTAAAATAACTGCTTTAACATTTGAAAAATTATTATTCATTATAAACCAAAATCAATTATAAGAATGGATGATATTCATACTAAGCAGATAAATGACAAACGGCTTCAATTTTATGCCCATCTGGATCAATAATAAAAGCTGCATAATAATTAGCATGATAATTTGGACGTAATCCTGGTTTCCCATTATCTTTGCCACCTGCTGCTAAAGCATTGTGATAAAATTTATCAACAGCTATACGACTATTCGCTTTAAAAGCAATGTGCATAGCTTGTCCAACAATTTCACCTTTTGTCTCTGGTTTAACAATCCAGAAAAAGCGGTCTTCAGGGATCCCATATCCACAAGAATCATCTGGAAATGTCATATATCTCTTTAAGCCCAGCGGTTCTAACACAGCATCATAAAATGCTGTACTGTGCTGTAGATCTTTTACCCCAATTGATAGATGGTCTAGCATTTTATGTCCTATTTTATTCTTACTCATATATATTCTATGCAGGCTTAGTTTATTTTACAACCTTCTTTGCAGAAAGAGAATACTAACTGCAATCTTCTGGTTTTAAAATTGTCGAAGAACATTGTCCTATTCCATGTTTTATTAACCATTTCAATTGTTTCATCTTTACGTGGATAGTTTGAATTCCACCAATCAGTATCTTTCTTTTAACGAGCTAAAATGCAAGCTTGCCCAAGCTGCTTAAGTTTCCCACATAAATTATTTACAGCAGCGGTATCGGCTAAAGGGCCCGCTAATATTCTATAAGTAATACCTTTAGTCGATCCTAGATCAACTTTTTTGATGATTAATGGCAATGATTCTAAATTTTGTTGATACACTTTGCTAATACGAACCATTTCTTTTTGTGCAGCATCAGGTATTTTTAATGATCCCAATTGTGCATAAGACGATCCTTTTAATATAGCTTTAGGCGTATTAACTGAATTAACTACTTTTATTGAAGCTTGAACATCTGGTTGTTTGCTAACTGTTTGAGATTTGGCAGATATTTCTTCAACAGGCGGCGATTGTTCTATAGTCGTTGGGACACTAGTCACTTTAGATGGTTCGCGTGGTGTAATATTAGCTGATGATATATTGTTTTTATTATTTTGTGTTTTTGGCAAAGCACTAGAAACCTGCCCCGGTAATTGCGGAGTTTTCGTTTCCAAAACATTCATATCTCTATTTGCATCAGATGGTTCAATTACTTCTACAGAAGAATTTGATAAAGATACAGGTGGAGTTTCAATAACCTGATTATCTGTGCCAGCAGAAGTTGGAGGCAGAATTGCCTCTTGTTGTGGCGTAGATAATTTTACTGGATCTTGTTTCATACCAGACGCTATCCCAGATGGCGTTGACATGGTAGGGTCAATTTTTTCATATATCTTTTTGTCTTGATCAGGTACGTTCAAACCACCTTCGTTATCTGGTTTGATTTTGACAGGTGTTTTATCAGCCTTAATTAATGGAACATCAGCTTGGGGGGAAGATGCTGAACCAAATAAATTATTCCAAACCATAATCCCAGCCACCATCATCAATAAAAAAGATATTAACCCAGCAAAAATAATGGGGAAACGATGATCCCGAGGTCTTGGCGCAACAGGCCTTGATAAGGGCAATTCCTCATTTCTTGAATAACGATCAAAATTTTGTTTATTTTTTAAAAATTTTTCCTCATTCAATGTTGGAAAATCTTCTCTTGAATATCCATAATTTTGATAATTTCGATAGTTTTGATTTAAAAGATGATCTGAATCTTTTGAAGGGGCTTCTTCTTCAAAATAACGTGGTCCACGTTTATAAGGTCTATGTTGTTGGTCTTCATCCTCACCCTCAGATTCTAGGGGATGATCGTGTCGGTAAATTGATGCCATTAATGCATTTCCTCAATTGCCGTTATTCCCATAACAGCTAATCCATTTTTAATAATTAAAGAAACAGCACGAACTAAAGATAAGCGTGCTTGGGTTAAATTTGGTTGATTATCTAATATAAAACGCATTGTTGTATTATCTTTGCCTTTATTCCATAAAGCATGAAAAGCTGCAGCAACATCAAATAAATAATAGGCTATCCGGTGAGGTTCCTTTGCCAAAGCAGCGGCTTCAACCATTAATGGCCAACTAGCTAAAAGTTTTATTAACATAAGCTCATATTCATCAACTAAAAGATTCACTTCTGATTTGGTAAAAAATGTATCATCTTTTTGCCAATCGTTACCCAATTCTACAGCATGACGAAGAACAGAACAAGCTCTTGCATGCGCATATTGAACATAAAAGACAGGATTATCCTTTGATTGATCCGTTACTTTTTTTAAATCAAAATCTAATTGAGCATCATTTTTTCTTGTTAACATAATAAAACGTATAACATCACTGCCAACTTCTTGGATCACTTCTTTTAAAGTTACAAAAGTTCCTGCCCTTTTTGACATTTTAATTAATTCACCATCTCTTAATAAACGAACCATTTGGCAAAGTTTAATATCAAGATCAACAGTTTTGTCCGTCATAGCTGCAACAGCTGCACCCATACGTTTTACATAACCACCATGATCAGCACCCACAACATCTATAAGCACCTTATGTCCACGCTTAAATTTATCAAAATGATAGGCAATATCTGAGGCAAAATATGTCCAACTTCCGTCAGATTTCTTTAAAGGTCGATCTATCTCATCCCCATATTCGGTTGATTTAAAAAGCATTTGGGGTCTTGGTTCCCAATCTTCCTGATTTTCTCCACCTTTAGGAGGAGGCAATGTACCTGTATAAATTAATTCCTTTTGTTCCAATAATTTAACAACTTCTTCTACTCTACCCGCTTGTATCAATTGGTACTCAGAAACAAAATTATCATGATGTATACCCAATGCACGAAGATCTTCACGAATCATGGACATAATTTCTTTAAGCGCAAAATCTAAAATTACAGGATACCATTGGTCTTCGGGGCTTTTTAACCATTTGGTTCCATCACGTTTGAAAAGCTTTTGTGCCACGTCTTTTAAATAATCCCCAGGATATAAGCCTTCCGGTATCTGGTCTATAATCT encodes:
- a CDS encoding SPOR domain-containing protein, translating into MASIYRHDHPLESEGEDEDQQHRPYKRGPRYFEEEAPSKDSDHLLNQNYRNYQNYGYSREDFPTLNEEKFLKNKQNFDRYSRNEELPLSRPVAPRPRDHRFPIIFAGLISFLLMMVAGIMVWNNLFGSASSPQADVPLIKADKTPVKIKPDNEGGLNVPDQDKKIYEKIDPTMSTPSGIASGMKQDPVKLSTPQQEAILPPTSAGTDNQVIETPPVSLSNSSVEVIEPSDANRDMNVLETKTPQLPGQVSSALPKTQNNKNNISSANITPREPSKVTSVPTTIEQSPPVEEISAKSQTVSKQPDVQASIKVVNSVNTPKAILKGSSYAQLGSLKIPDAAQKEMVRISKVYQQNLESLPLIIKKVDLGSTKGITYRILAGPLADTAAVNNLCGKLKQLGQACILAR
- the argS gene encoding arginine--tRNA ligase; translated protein: MHIFTYFNLILVSFLEQLAQDYGISEPLDKTKIYSEPPKDNKHGDLTTNVALIYSKLFKINPKVLAEKFQILLQKREEIKKCEIAGPGFINLWVHDKFWHAALRTILEEKLNYGSSQIGHNISVNVEYVSANPTGPLHLAHARGAIVGDALAALLAKAGYSVTREYYINDAGAQVKAVAHSTYLRYREACGEIIDQIPEGLYPGDYLKDVAQKLFKRDGTKWLKSPEDQWYPVILDFALKEIMSMIREDLRALGIHHDNFVSEYQLIQAGRVEEVVKLLEQKELIYTGTLPPPKGGENQEDWEPRPQMLFKSTEYGDEIDRPLKKSDGSWTYFASDIAYHFDKFKRGHKVLIDVVGADHGGYVKRMGAAVAAMTDKTVDLDIKLCQMVRLLRDGELIKMSKRAGTFVTLKEVIQEVGSDVIRFIMLTRKNDAQLDFDLKKVTDQSKDNPVFYVQYAHARACSVLRHAVELGNDWQKDDTFFTKSEVNLLVDEYELMLIKLLASWPLMVEAAALAKEPHRIAYYLFDVAAAFHALWNKGKDNTTMRFILDNQPNLTQARLSLVRAVSLIIKNGLAVMGITAIEEMH
- the nagZ gene encoding beta-N-acetylhexosaminidase, which translates into the protein MNNNFSNVKAVILGCSGHHLTEQEKDFFHKHNPFGFIIFTRNIDNPDQVKKLVQEMKATVSDRYVPILIDQEGGRVARLRPPHWRHPPAAEIFSKMNVQNQALAREALKINTQLMAQDVLILGINVICAPVLDLRFPGASDVIGDRSFGSDPETVALLGKVQAETLLNCGVMPIMKHIPGHGRALVDSHHHLPMVKENIEELKKYDFRPFKILQEVPWAMTGHLMFEALDQNEPVTTSKIIIQKIIREYIGFQGLLLSDDLSMKALSGSFEEKTKKSIEAGCDIILHCNGNMDEMKAIMNECPLLSEISSIRLQESLKKLAKNPVKFAEKLDQEFDNLMSLSS
- a CDS encoding VOC family protein; translated protein: MLDHLSIGVKDLQHSTAFYDAVLEPLGLKRYMTFPDDSCGYGIPEDRFFWIVKPETKGEIVGQAMHIAFKANSRIAVDKFYHNALAAGGKDNGKPGLRPNYHANYYAAFIIDPDGHKIEAVCHLSA